TGGGACTGAGCACTGTTTGAGTGCAGTGACGAAAGAAGCCACAGGAGAATAGTGGGCGTGGTTTTGGGTGGTGAGTCTTCATGGTTTAGGGTACAGGAGGAATCCAGCAGTGTTTGTGGGTTCTGAAATACTAGCAGAGTAATTGAAGTGAAGGagagaggaagatgaagatgttACTCTGATGAACTGAGCAGTTTCACATGGTGGAGGAGGACGACAACGGATGCTGACAGAAGATGGTACTTCACACTCACAGTGTCCTGaatgaatcaaaacaaaagCAACCATTAAGATATTTGTACTCATTCAGTTATGTACATGCGTCCCGTCCTATACTACTGAATTACATAACTTGATGTGGTATTAGTTTCATGCTTTGTATCCAATTAAACCCACATGTTCCACCGTTTGTGCAGCCCCCATCAATTCCTTTGAATTTCATTCTTGCGAACCTCCCCAGGAGGGATAGTTAAGGCATTAGCTACAACCCTACACAGGTCGATAATTGAGAGGCACCTAGTATCCATGTTTACAGCTAGAAATACTGGGTTTACAGCTAGGACTACTGGGCTATCTACTCCCATACGCTCCCCCAACTTTCGAGTCTGGACAGATGATAACCACACTAGGTCATATACTAGCAATGTATTTTCATTCTCCCAGGATCTAACAGTATCAACTAAGTAGTTTCTCCCATCTCAGTAAACAACAAACATAAACGTTCATTTGTTTTTAATGGGCGAATGATTCAAACACTCTCCTTCAAATTTCAGATTTACAACACAAGGTCACAGACTTTTAGTATTTTATTATGTATAAATGACGAACGAGCATGCTACAAGATTAGGAAAATTACAGAGTTTGGATTCGACCTCGTATCTACTATCTAGTACAAAACAAAACCTAAAAGGATAGTATACAAAATTTTGTTAGGGCACAAATAAAATTAGAGTCTAACTCACCTCCACTTCTCTTGCAACTCTTTCCTCTCTGACATAATCCATGTCACAAAAATTGCAGCAATCAGTGCAACAATTGTAATGAGCAATAAGGCATAACTAAAATCCTCTGTGAGTGAGTCATAGGTCCTTGAGGGTGCAAGCCGTGTAAAAAAGAGATCAACTCCATAAACAAGGACGAGAGTTGTTGACTCCAACTTAGCAGGCACTGTTACTATGCCCCGGAGATCTTCCACCCTAACAGCATGCGTTACGTAGGACTGCAAAAAATTGGCATGTCATTATAAACAATCAAGAAGTAACACAAAGGGATAGACCCATGAGAAAAGTAAAAACCCTTAATGCACAGTCAATGCACACGGCTGATCATCTAACTCCTAGCCAGCGTTTTCTGAAAATGAGCCAACTCAAACAGCATAAGCTTCACTAGATTTTTATCTTTCAGGTTCATACATGGATACGTTTCCTCAAGACACCAATAGACAGTGCTCTTGTCTATAAATACAACAGTGCAAAAACCTGCTATTGAAAacgatttctttttttcttgttgccTCTTCTCTTTGGGGACAAGATCAGACATGGAGTTGTACAATGTTGGTTCATGGTTCATCATATAGGTCcacatatatttttaaaaagttGGGCTTCTTTTACCCTTGACAGAAACAACTCTTAAATGAGCAACTTGCCAGTCATATTGATGAGGTTTGCTTAATGATGTGCCTTTTCTCACCCTTTTTTGGCTTACAGCTCACAAGCTCATAGGGGTTCTGAAGCTAAATTTTGAGTGCTTTGTAGAATATAGCAACACAACAAATAAATGTAATGCTTattcaaaaattttgttgcTCATTCAAAAGCTATAAATTTAATAAGCAAAGATGGAACAGAGGCAGAGAAGACACGGCATCAAACCTGAGAAATGATAGGCAATGAATCAGCCAGAGGTATGATTCCTTCTTCTTTCCCTGCTTCAGAGGGGTTAATTGATCTGCGGGGGTCTAGGAAACGCTTATCAAGTGCCAGAACCTGAAGAAGGTTTAGTTGCAGTCAGTGCATGTGCATAAGGAGAGATACTAAAAACATTAAAGTTTAACAAATACCAGAATAACAAGTTTAACCAACCTGATCTCCAATTGTACCAATAAGAAGCTGCTTCGATGTTATACCCTTAGCAGTTGATGTCACTGATATTTCTTTCACAGAATGGGTGAAAAAATAAGACTGTGATTTAGTTATCACTTCCGGTCAGGAATATGAGGAAATGGGCGAAGTCAGATTATGCTTTCCAAGAACAAGCTTCCAGACATCTTTGTTATCCTACAAAATATTAGTTTACAAAATTTAAATTCATTTGAAGACTTGAAGTAACAACACAGACAAACATCACATAAAATATTCAAGTTTGTGGGCCTACCGCTCAAGATTGGTCATAAATTTCAATAACTGACATCTCATATCTGTGCGTCCTAATATTAAAGTAGTGATAGACAATCCAGTTCTCACTGAAGACCTACACACAATATCAGCTCATAAGGCAATATAATTCATTTCAAAACACCAATAAGCAAATATTACATTGAAAAACTTACCTCATGGACAGGACCATGTGAACCATAGTGGGTCATGTGATGCAATATGCGACCAGTTACCGTATCAATAACGTATACAACCAACCACGACTCCTCTGGAGTTGCTGATCCAACATCACCACTGGCCTTGGGCGAAACAGTTGCCACAAAAAGTACATTCTTCAATAAGTATTTATATAAAACATCTTGGTTCCCTATAACTTTTGTTTGCGTATGAACCACCTGAATAACACAGGTCACAACACTACAGTTAATAAAAACAGTCACAAAGCTTCATTAATACTCTCAAAACCACATAAAAACATGACCAATTTAGAAGAAGGCACAGGCAATCAATTTGAAGATAAATCATCTATGTGATTCTCCATTAAGTCCAGTGATCATAATCATCATATTGGATTAACAATACAAGTAGTTGGACTCCAAGCAGTTTTTGTCCTGAATATTTACTGGTAGAGCTTATTCCTGGTGTTGCCTACATGGTTGCAAAAATCGCTAGTCGGCCGCTAGGCGGTTCGCGGGGATTAgggattaattggattaatcggGGATTAATCGAattaatcgttttgagtttttttaattaaaaaaataaataaataaataaatatatatatatatatatatatatatatatatgcaatacatatcatacaatatataatttattcataGAGAGAATATTATATacacataatattatatattatatatacacatacaatatataatttattcatcatttttaaaaaatgaattgCAATTGAATAGATACAAATGAATTACAACAGAATAACTGTTAAAAAATGCTGAAAGAGTTTGAATAAAACTGTGCCGTTTGGTGTCAAAAAGGTAGTTGACCAAAGCATATGTACGTGTGACCTAATAACTTTGGAGAAACCCACAGCACGAAGACAAGAAAAAGATGAACTGCGGCGGAGAAACCAAGGAGCTGCCATGGAGCTGTGTAAAACCTTCTCTGCTTCTCTACCTCCTCTGCCGTGGTCGCACTCAGAGGTGGGTTTCGATCTCTCCGTTCAATTCAGGTGGTCGAACACTCGGGTCTGTTCTCCATAGCAAGTGCGACCCCATCGAGCATGAATTAAGATGACGATTGGCGACAAGTAACGAAGAAAACTGGGTTGTAGTAAGATTCTTCAATTCATTCGAGTGCTTCTCTGTCTATTTTCTTCGGGGATGGCCTCTGAAGATTCTAGGGCTGCATATACTCTACGGGGCTGGCCCCTTGAAGAAATTGGGTTgcagaattttatttttttttgaaattccatcgAAATCTGTCCAAAAAAAAACGCCTAGCCCCGATTAATCGGGTCACCAATTAAGTGACACGATTACACTCTAGGCGCAGCGGCCAGCGCCGACTACCGACTAGTCGCCGACTAGGCCGATTTTTGCAACACTGGTTGCCTACTGTTGGTTTAGCAATAAAAGCTTATTATTATAACTGTAAAGATAACTGAATAATGTAACACCGAAGCATGATGCCTCTTGGCTTATACATAAGTATATACATTCATTTTTTGAGCAGGGAAAAAAATGTCTATGAGTAATGGTCtatagaaaattaaattaaacttgTTGTACAGGTACAAAACTGTCAAGAATACACATTCAGTAAGACCCAGCAGTGTATAAATCACACAAATGAACCAAGATTGGATCAGTTAATTGCATATCAGCACagcaaaaaaattgaaagaaccCATGCAGGCATGCACTAAGAAATACTGCCTAAAGCATGAGCATAAAATCTTCAAGGATTATGATTACCTCGTTCAATTTTCTTGTCACAGTTGCAATGATCTTTTCTGACTCTGAAGGGAATACAACAGACCATATGTCACTTGAGTCAAAGCAATATCCATCATCTAATTCACCTATGCAATTGCTTTTCAATACATGCCCTTTAATAACCCCATTATCAACCTCAACTGAATACCAGTATATATTTGAAAACTCGCTTTCAAATATACCAAGAGCCTCTTGAGTTTTTGGATACAAATGCACGTGATTGTCGACATCCACTAGTAGATGAAGACGTTGCTCAGTGGAATCTGTAAATGGTAGAGGTATGACTTGCGTAACAGAGTGCACAAGACTCATATAACTAACCTCATTTCCTGTATAAGTATCAACAAAAGAAAGTACACCAGGTGCTTCAGCACTTGGTCCACACCTGCCAACAACAAGAACAGATGGATTCTCATCCAGTGCATGATGATGCGGGACCTGCCACTGATATAGATTAAGCGCAGTCGGATTCTCGCATTCGTGTGATTTATGTAGTGACTGCAGTAACAGAGACCACACAACCCGTCCATCTCCAGTATGCAATGCATAAAGTTTACCAGCTTTAGTGAGAACTATGAGCAGTTTTTGGAAACCATTGTGGTCTCGAGTCATTTTGCTCTTCTCAGAACTTTTTAGCCTAATCTCTTGTATGGCAGCCACATCTTCAGGGCTTGCAAGCATTAAGCTTCCCTTTAACTTCAGAATGTGTCCCTTCCAAACAGAAAAAAGATGTCAAACTAAAACTCTAAAAGTCAATTGAACAAATCAGTTAGATGGTGAATTCATGTATTTCAATCATGCAATGGCAAACCATATAACCTACCATCATTAAAGACCCACTCATGACTTCCCAAGAAAGGGATAAAACTAAAAGTTCAGACTTCAGAACAAGGGTGTCATTTTTTGACATGTCATTTATATGCAAATGCTTTCATGACAGTGTAAGCTCATGTTTTACAGGGACAAAAAAATGACATTGTCTGGTCAAAATTTCCGAACCATTTTGCAGGCAACCTTATGAATTCCACATAATGACAAAGCACCACATATCAGTtaatcacgaaattaaaaggaATTTTCAAGTAGAGCACCCCATACATTTCCAAAGGACATAACCTGTATCAAGGCAAGAGGTCAAGAGGGGAAGGTTAACCTATGTAATCTCCTCCAAGTGTATCATATCCCTTCGCCTAAAAATCCCTCAAAAAAGGAGTGTACCTCATATTAGATATGATAGAGATGAGAAAAATTGAACATTGAATAACAAAAATTGAATAGGTAAAtaacaacacccgtgcacaaaGCTCCTGCAGCGGGTGCAgtcggggacatgcaagatatatgcaaaccttacccccacacagtatgtggagagattgtttccaggaatcaaacccgtgacctctaggttgcacccctacaactctatcaTTGGGCCACATATAATGATAGCATCACCGAGacattcacttttttttccatGGGAAATGTAAATATTCACTTTAATTCAATTGTAGTTGTAGATAATGAAAACTTCAAACTATTTTGTAGACAAGAAATCAACATGCAACCAAATAAACAGTTAACGAGTGAAGAAATTGTAAATATAACCAAGTTTTGCAGAAGCCTAAGCAGGTCATTGCTTCATTTTGTCCCGATGACAAACTGGCTCAACTTTCTTTCCTTAAAGAAGCTAAATAATTCATACCTTGAGCCATTCAAATAGGTTGTGCTCTACTTTTGCCACAGACACACCTTCCTTTTGAACAGGAAGCTCAGATGCTGTTACATCTATTATTGAGGCAAGGCCGTCATCCCTACGCCACACAACTTCCCCTTGCTGTAATAACAACAGTGAATGATCTTCCATAACAATCAAGGCTCTAAATCCATGAGATTTGTCCGTTCTGACATAATTGTTTATGAAAACCTTATGAACAAGCCCTCTATGGTGGTCCATCTTAATGCTCTCCTTGAGCAAATCATTATTCCAGTCATGACCAACCTTTACTGTGAGCTGAATCTCATCACCTCCATGCTGAACCAGTGCAAATGCTTGCTGGCCCTTCAAGAATGAAAGAGTATCACTAACAGCTGTTGCATGAGTAATTTTGTCCACCACATCCAACTTGCCTTCATCCGTGACTCTCATAAATATTGTAAGTGCATCACTTTTCACAGCAACCATCCCTGGAAGTACAGATGGTAGTATCATCACCATCCCCAAGGAACCCTCCATGATATTTGAGATATATGTCTGTTGAAAGCTAATTTCTCCATCCAGAAAGCGTATAGTTACCAAACTTTTCCGACTGGAATCCAATATAGTGAGGGTGCCTCTTGAAACTACCGAAACTTCCCCAGTAAAACCACCAGGAAAGACTGCACTTTCACGCTTCAACAGCTCCCCACTCTTCGAACTTATTTGGTATGCATTAAACTGGGAAGAACCAGTAAATCCTACCACATGGATTATATCATTGTCCAGAGGCTGAATAACTTGCTGAACCTGTACACTGCGAGCAAGGTGATCACATGATTTATCAACAGCACACAACAAAAAAGCAGTAAAAATCCCCTTGACAACGCTTTGGAATAGTCACACCTTTCAGCTGCAAAATCTCTCTTCCATAGCACCTCACCatctatgtttgaaatgccgtGGAGACATCCTTTGCTAAAAACAAAGATCAAATTGTCCTCAACTCTCAAATTGGGCTACAAAAAGGGCTCTAGTTAACTACCAGATCTTTAGGGAATGCTAGAATGGACAGTGTTTCAAAGGTTCTACAAAACTAGAAACTGCTAAAAGCCAACAATTCTTTAAGGAATTAAGGGTGTAATTTAGGATTAACAAAAAAAGGCGCAAAACAGCATACCTCGATGAAGAAAATTTCATGTGATGTGACATGTTAAATCCAGTGATTTTGTAAGATACAAACATGCATTTGGAAGATTTGACGAGAATAAAAGACGGATGctaagtaagaaaaataattgcaaCAGTGCAACATGAGAAATGACTCCAGACTCATAGACTACAAAACTGTAGCTTGAAATAGGTTTGAACATGAAGAGAAGTCGTGAAGCCCCATAAAATATTTGAACTGTTACACTAGATTTGAGAATATACATTACTTACAGGCACCACTAATAATGAATTTGACTGCTGATTGCCCAGTAGATAAGTTTCCCACACCATCTGCCCATCGGGAAGATTCCATGCCCTTAAGATACTTCCCTCTGAGGAGAGTGTAATGACATCTGAAAGAATTGCATGACACATTCAAACAATTTAGTACAAAATCTAAATGATCATGCTATTAACAAGAGGCCAAGAGCAAATATGGATAAGGGTATAATTACATTTTCCCAGGGCAATATCAATTCCATTGACAGCGTCATTTGGTCCAAGAATCATGTCTCCAAACTGCATTAAACCAAACAAGAATCACAGTTCCATAATCCTAAGTAAGAAGATAAACATCAGCATAAAACTAGAAAGCACACTACTATACTATTCACTGAATAACTAATACTGCTGAAATGTAAAACGAGAGTTTCACCAATACATAGAAATAGATAATCACATTTTTAATATCATCACAAAAGGGAATAGAGTACTTACAAATCTCTCCATGGCGTAGATCAAGTGAGGCGATAACATTCTCCTCGCTGGATACCACAACACGCTTCCTCCCAGTGTTCTGAGTATGAAATACAGCTTGCTTCGTTTTCCCTACGTACTGTTGATGCCTGTAATGAATAAATCATAAACGCAAACACAATAAATAACACCATATTTGAGTTATATGTGAAACGACTGTTGCATCCTCGAATGCATaattaaaacataataaaattgaAGCAATTGGCTCCAGATTAACAGATATGAAAAAGAACCCGGAGGAATTGAAGAGAGACAACCAAGAAGCAGATTGATAAAGGAATTCAAAGACTCTACTATACAATATACATAGTCAACTGCGTTCGGTTTCTGAGATTGTAAATTGAGAGAGTATCAAAGAGAAAACCGAGCCTCATAATAGTTCCGGAAGAAATTTAGAAACGTTGGGTAGTTCGAGTTCTAACTAAAATTTCGAGAGAACCAAACAGAAGTGGAAGTTGCGAGAAACTATAACGTACCAGTCCATGAGGCCGACTTGATCTTCGTAAAGCGAAAATATAGGCGTTATGAAAGCTAAAAAGAGTAGAAGGATAATCGGAACCCTAATCGCGATGTCCATGGCGAATATCGGGTTTTCTTAGTAGTATCTCGCTCAGTGAAATGTCTGACAGAGCTGGCAGACCTAAGAAGACGAAGAAGTAAGCGTGCGTAATTTTGTATACAAGAAGCAGCGTAAAAGTCAGTCAGGTctcataaaaataattttttaaccaCAGCACAAATCGCACTGACGCACTCAACTTCTCCTTCCAATCTCACACAGGCCGCAGCCCCTCAACGTTTCCGATTAAAAACACAGTTCCGCTTGAATGTCTGGGCCTATGATGGGCTGCTCTGATTGAATCATAATTTGTGCCCATTTTCTTTAAACCCAAGCGTGTCATGAACAAGTATAATTAGTCGtcgggtagctttagtcacaccatgatgttttctaaagacaccccgtcaactgatttttacaatGGATGATCAACTTAGATTTgagtgtctttagaaaaaaccgGGGTGTGAGTAAAGTTACCCTTTGTCGTCTAGTCCTAGTCAATTTCATtaacaaatataattaaatactTTTAAAATACTTAGGTAGAGTGGAGTTATCCGAACAATTAAAGATTTACACAGAATTAAAGTcaggtatttaaaaaaaaagaagaagaagaaggaaagagTTCATATCAATTAATAACTGGTACCAAATAAAAGCTAATAtttttgtatgtatatgtaaagaAAGTTAAATAGGGTAAATGATACAACCAAGTAAAACGAGAAATTCACGAGGtgttcaaaacttcaaataagaACAGAAAGTTATGGCCATGTGTATGGTAAAGATTATTGAAAGTTATTATGATCATCTTTAGGTTTGGTGAAAAAAAAGGAGTTACATCTGGGATTACtaagggctagtttggtagagcatttgcaaagtagcagatatgtcaACAGAAatagtggtagcagaaatgctcgATAATTTTAGTAggagatatgctgcttgaatgctggataggtgtttggttgaacttttactgttaacatttatgctgtgtagcatattggataaattacgtgcaggagTATtttacattttagttgtaaaagaaaaatataactaGTTGTATCTaaacataaatattaatttataaaattcgtataatgaattaaaataaattaaagatatttaatttattaaaaataaattacagaAGTAACAGaagatatttaatttatttaacgaattaaataaaattaaagacaTGGTTAAAGagagaatatattttttagtggtATAATGAGAATAATAATGAAGTACTAAGaatataattggaaaaaaaatcaaaatgctaTCAAAATTGTTCTTTCAAGTAGCATGTGAAAAGTAGTAGAAAATTCTACTAAAAAATGTCTTGAATTATCCAAACTCACCCTTAAATACTAAACAACAATTCGCATAATAGCTTATCGCCTTCTTCTGACTGAAAAAATCTAGTCAACGGCTGAGATGCATTGTATGAGACCATCAATGAGTTACACGTATCCTCGGCGCCCTGGTTGTCACAAATGATCCATCGTATCTTATATGGAAattaagagaacaaaaaaaaaaaaaaaaatattatgtcgGAGATCTGGATCTATAGTATTGGGAGAGACGGTGCGCTGTCAAGTATCActttcatagtttttttttttgtttttttttttattattgttacaGAGATTCCAAACACTTTTCATTATTCAATTATCAATTCTGATTCCTGTTTTACTCTCATTTGACTTCCTGATGTCCAAAAGGTTTCAGTAGAACAATGCCGCGAGACTCTCGTCACTGGTTTATGGTGAAGAAAGATCCAAGACCCATTTGTCTCTGGATGATATATTTGGGTGACCCATCTCATTTGAATGCAAGTTTTTGACTTCTTGTGGTCGATTCTTGCTGTTTCGGGGTATGTATTGATGTACTATGAAGTTTCTTTTCTGGGTATTCTGCTTTGTGATTATTTCATTGGAAGCTAGTCTAAGAAGGTCATTCTAGATCAAGCGGAAGCTGTAAGTTCACAGATTAAGCACATTGTTCGAAATTGAGGGAGAATTTAGTGATTTGAACTGGGTTCTCATAATAAATTGGAATCTTGTGTTTCTTTGAACCCTTTAAGATACTTTGAGGATTATATTGAAGTCGTTTTTGATTTTGCCGATCTGCGGGGTTGTTGGTGATTGGAAAGGATAATTCTTACAAGATTGCTATGTTTTAAATCTGTCTAGCCTCCTGTTAGGGATTATGCTTATCTGCAGTAATTCCGGTAGTAGACAACACTTGTTAAGAGTTGAGTCAACAACTTGGCAAGGTTGAGTTGGACTTTTTCCATGGCATCTATTAGAAGGACCTTATCTCCAGTACCTAGAGCTGGAAATTCAATAAGTGGGGAAGTTTGTCAAGTAGCTTCTCCCTTGTCCAAGTCATCATCTAGCAGTCAGAACTATCCACCATCTGGTGGATTGTTATGTTCTCCTTTCGGCTTATCAGATTCCCAAGCTCTTGTTCTTGGCGTTTTCTCACCGAGATCTTCTAGACCCCTTGAGAGGTCAAAACCGAAAGGGCAAGTTTGGAGGAGACCCCTTTTACATTTCTTCATTTGTTTTGTGGTTGGATCGTTCATTGGACTAACACCTTTGATGAATTTATCCATGAATTATGTGTCCAAGCACCAAGCATTCTCCTTTGACATGGCATCAAATGTtggaaattttcaaaaatatgataGTGCGACAAGTAACGGGACTGTCACATTGCATCCTCGAGAGATTGAACGAGAATCAGAAGTGGGAATTTCTGGTGGTGTTGAGAATAATGTCACATTGCAGGCTCGCGTGAATGAACAGGAACTAAATGCAGGGACTTCTGATGATGCCCCTGCTAACCAATCATTCCCTCAAGATTCAGCTTTGGTGTTTCAGAAGCTTTTGTTAATTGTGACCCCTACGTATCCTCGTCCATTTCAAGCCTATTATCTGAACCGTTTAGCTCAAACACTGAAACTGGTCCAACCTCCACTACTGTGGATAGTTGTGGAAATGACATCTCAATCAGTGGAAACTGCTGACCTCCTTAAGAGAACTGGGGTTATGTATAGGCATCTTGTTTGCAATAAAAATCTAAGCAACATAAGAGATAGAAGTGTTCACCAAAGAAATGTGGCACTCTCTCACATCGAAACTCATCGTCTCGATGGAATTGTCTACTTTGCAGATGATACTAACATTTACTTGGGCGATCTTTTCGAACAGATGAGAGAGATCAGGTATTCCTTATTTTGAattatgattttgttttccatATGTATGCCTTttcatttgatgcctttggtGGTGCAAAaaatagcttttttttttttatcaattatgGTGGATCATGGCGTGTTAGGTATGATCCATACAAGGAAAACTTAGTTTTGCTCTAATGGTCGATTACTTAATTTTAGTTTAAGTCACTCGTACATCACTTTGCGGATGATGACAGGCAGAATATCTTCCACCATGGCAATTGTCTTCTTCACATGATTTCCAGCTGTCTATTATCTGTTTATATAACGTGTTATGTGAAGAAGCCCATTCTTCCCCCACTGTAAACTCATGGGGTCATTAGTAGTCGAACTTTTCTTTTGCATATTGCTTCAACAATGCTCATTTTGTTTTTGCCTTACAGTCGGTTTGGGACTTGGCCAGTGGCCAAACTATCTGGGAGCACAAATAAATCATTCTTAGGGGGGCCTATTTGTAATGGAACTCAAGTAATTGGGTGGCACGTAAACGAATCAAATAGAAGATTTCGGAGATTCCATACGGAAATGACAGGGTTTGCTTTCAATAGTACCATACTTTGGGATCCAAAGCGATGGCACCGACCCACTCTTGAACCTATTAGACAGCTTGATACAGTAAGAAATGGCTTCCAGGTAATTGGTTCTTAATGTGCACATAATCCAACATAGTGAAATCAAAAGCAGTCCCGTTGTTTCTAATGCAATAAAGCCGCAGAGAGGTGTAACCACTCACCAAAATTGACCCCAAGCTAGAcctatttttgttttattaaagcACACCCTTTGATGCCCCCTACTACTGAGTACCGTTGGCTTTGGGTTTAACcttatttgttttgatttacAGGTAAGCACATTTATTGACCAACTTGTGGAGGATGAAAGCAAAATGGAAGGCTTGCCAGAAGGCTGCTCAAGAATCATGGTTTGGCAACTTCATCTTGAAAAATCTAATTTCTTCTATCCACCCAAATGGTCAATGAAGGACAATCTAGATGCCATTGTGCCGCTCATGTTAAATGCTTAAAACGAGAGGACTTGGATGAGTGGTGAGGTGAGTGAATCATTTGAGGCACATCTCATGTTAATTTCCAATCCATACTAGTTAaagttttatttgtttgaattgCTTAATGCCTGAGATGTTCATGTCTCatgaaatataatttttggtatgatttttattatttaatttcttgctGTATAGCTTAGTTGTCTCTAAGGATTAGAATAGATGTGAAAACATAGAATAGATTTCTGAAAATTTTAAGCAACCTTATTCCAATCAGCTAAGTACTAAGTTTTCTTGTCTCGGCCTTGCTAAATAATGAAACTGTAGACAGACTCCAAAAGCTGTTTCGAGGGTACAACCTCCTATCAGTGATTAGTGAATGAgctcaaatgattttttttttaattttgttattatttgcTTACACATGTAGGATGTAAAAGGATACTTTTTGCCCTTATTAGTCTGTGCTTGTGCGTTATCTTCAATCCTTCACAAAACAGACACCAGTGATCTCTGTTTCATTATGTATTCCAACTCCTCTTAGCATA
This genomic window from Tripterygium wilfordii isolate XIE 37 chromosome 9, ASM1340144v1, whole genome shotgun sequence contains:
- the LOC120006687 gene encoding probable beta-1,4-xylosyltransferase IRX9H — its product is MASIRRTLSPVPRAGNSISGEVCQVASPLSKSSSSSQNYPPSGGLLCSPFGLSDSQALVLGVFSPRSSRPLERSKPKGQVWRRPLLHFFICFVVGSFIGLTPLMNLSMNYVSKHQAFSFDMASNVGNFQKYDSATSNGTVTLHPREIERESEVGISGGVENNVTLQARVNEQELNAGTSDDAPANQSFPQDSALVFQKLLLIVTPTYPRPFQAYYLNRLAQTLKLVQPPLLWIVVEMTSQSVETADLLKRTGVMYRHLVCNKNLSNIRDRSVHQRNVALSHIETHRLDGIVYFADDTNIYLGDLFEQMREISRFGTWPVAKLSGSTNKSFLGGPICNGTQVIGWHVNESNRRFRRFHTEMTGFAFNSTILWDPKRWHRPTLEPIRQLDTVRNGFQVSTFIDQLVEDESKMEGLPEGCSRIMVWQLHLEKSNFFYPPKWSMKDNLDAIVPLMLNA